The following proteins come from a genomic window of Gimesia chilikensis:
- a CDS encoding DSD1 family PLP-dependent enzyme: MTQSVIGSHKFDLDTPVLCIDLDIMESNIQKMSDYILSRGKTWRPHEKCHKTPAIALAQMEAGAIGVTCAKVSEAEVMAAAGVKDILIANMIVGKTKWERVVSLCRHARPIIACDHFAQIEPLAKMCADAGVVCRMMPEVNIGLNRVGSRPGQDTLDLAMAIDKLEGVELAGIMGYEGHLLQVQDPEEKQQKIEEAMRTLVGCKTAIEAKGIQCEIVSAGGTGSYQITSNCEGITELQAGGGIFADPMYVNKCSLTGLDYSLSVLATVVSRPEKGRMVLDCGRKTMHPDFQLPLVKAWPDAEVTALSAEHCAVNLGPESQDLKIGDKIELIPGYADFTTILHENFYGFRNDRLEVVWPIQGRGKIQ; the protein is encoded by the coding sequence ATGACTCAGTCTGTTATTGGATCACATAAGTTCGACCTCGACACTCCTGTACTCTGCATCGATCTGGATATTATGGAATCAAATATTCAGAAGATGTCCGACTATATTCTCAGCCGCGGCAAGACCTGGCGGCCCCATGAAAAATGTCATAAAACCCCCGCCATTGCCCTCGCCCAGATGGAAGCCGGTGCCATCGGCGTGACCTGTGCCAAGGTCTCCGAAGCCGAAGTCATGGCAGCCGCCGGCGTCAAAGACATCCTGATCGCCAACATGATTGTCGGCAAAACCAAATGGGAACGCGTCGTTTCCCTCTGCCGTCATGCCCGCCCCATCATCGCCTGTGATCACTTCGCTCAGATCGAACCGCTGGCGAAAATGTGTGCTGATGCCGGCGTCGTCTGCCGCATGATGCCTGAAGTAAATATCGGCCTCAACCGCGTCGGCTCACGTCCGGGACAGGACACGCTCGACCTTGCCATGGCCATCGATAAACTCGAGGGCGTCGAACTCGCCGGCATCATGGGCTATGAAGGACACCTGCTGCAGGTTCAGGATCCGGAAGAAAAACAACAGAAAATCGAAGAAGCGATGCGAACGCTCGTCGGCTGTAAAACCGCCATCGAAGCCAAAGGCATTCAATGCGAAATCGTCAGTGCAGGCGGTACCGGTTCCTACCAGATCACCTCGAACTGCGAAGGCATCACCGAGCTGCAGGCCGGTGGCGGCATCTTTGCGGACCCGATGTACGTCAACAAATGCAGCCTGACCGGCCTCGACTACTCCTTAAGCGTCCTGGCGACCGTCGTCAGTCGCCCGGAAAAGGGACGCATGGTGCTCGACTGTGGTCGTAAGACAATGCACCCCGATTTCCAGCTTCCCCTGGTCAAAGCCTGGCCGGATGCCGAAGTCACTGCGCTGAGTGCAGAACACTGCGCCGTCAACCTGGGTCCCGAATCACAGGACCTCAAGATCGGCGACAAAATCGAGCTGATCCCTGGCTACGCCGACTTCACCACGATCCTGCACGAAAACTTCTACGGTTTCCGCAACGATCGCCTCGAAGTCGTCTGGCCGATTCAGGGTCGGGGCAAAATTCAGTAA
- a CDS encoding DNA repair ATPase: protein MADSENHTSETAADNADAIALESSTYEIIQNRLQSRGKELQSRLSQLNERRKEVFGSIETRLLGSDRITTEHNCVPRDMLAVGNRFLFGYNVRFGLKTEIQLSDVFSVYEFKDGTYHNLPLDLIQDPAFEKDFKDIYRYYKNATFAKFFVKGPFLYMLFKVGQGARDFKTFKWAFQEDQLVYVDNRSDHEVEYPPQQEFEWVRTHRDLHYSGVHPHISIDDRLFVETIGGDLTIKIENNTDTGEGIYAEPVEDPDQTLDDAEIFYALIGSLILLKIRPYKESKFRYFIYNEKLQQARRLDSIKDACILLPDDHGLVFSNGYYLQNGDSKTFETDLQDMLYQERIAAPNGEDFLYVFYQPEQGIHVLLQYNVIEQKLDTPMICHGFTLFEGGELICFSGQGEPQKHHTIQLWKTPYVSESFEVPHKTDSYLNKIGNKDIVRGMAECHELLGLIYRRDAYENLYVDLVKQSTDVLDSYFWINHQDTYALGEVVLEIKKAAEAAVTEYEKVLQLRQNTRKKTAEVETQTRETLVAIDHRRFDQIDDFVQSLASLRSLRGDVISLRDLRYVDVTLVEKLEAKVSERTEKLAGRCVEFLLRKDALKPYADRISAASEKIKTVEKVADARKVEEEIEASSGELEMLIDIVSNLKVEDTTQRTAIIDNISANFSRINQSRAALKNRIKDLMSVEGVAEFNAQIKLLNQGVVNYLDVSDSPEKCDDFLTKLMIQVEELEGRFAEFDEFVEQLTEKREEIYAAFESRKLAIVESRNKRANSLAKSAERILTGIRSRAEQLESINEINGYFASDLMIDKVRDIVRQLGELEDTVKVDDIQSRLKSIREDAVRQLKDKQELFVDGENIIRLGNRNFTVNRQSLDLTTVMRDDVLQLHLTGTNFFSEIEDERLLATRDVWNQELVSENRDVYRVEYLAYMLLNSLDSDPETSLESVLKLTDEELLAFIQKFMGPRYSEGYVKGVHDQDALLLVKSLLKIKPALGLLRYQPAARSLSNLYWNYFCAPELKTLFESQLSGFGRIMQVFPQTGKQQYYISELQQQLTEFVQRLHCFEPALVPESAEYLFQELVHGNQFVVSQRAGELFQEFEKYLKHNNALERFQESLEATHANPLNWFLLARDWVGAYLDHLNSDEDRDYRDEIALLLLAGKLDRQRLIDARVTDQISGLSGSHSRIQQGEYHLHYNRFMQRLNEFQQVKVPRFESYVTLKKEIVDEARHAMRLEEFRPRVLTSFVRNRLLDEVYLPVIGDNLAKQMGEAGEQKRTDRMGLLMLVSPPGYGKTTLMEYIANRLGIIFMKINGPALGHQVTSLDPASAPNAGAREEVKKLNLSLEMGDNVMIYLDDIQHCNPEFLQKFISLCDAQRKIEGVYEGETRTYDLRGRKVAVVMAGNPYTESGEKFQIPDMLSNRADIYNLGEVIGEHADAFEMSYLENCITSNPVLNPLSSRSQKDVYTIIQMAEDGTGERGDLEGNYSVEELNEMVSTMKKLIRVRDVILSVNREYIRSAAQSDEYRTEPAFKLQGSYRNMNRIAEKVFAVMNDRELETLIVSNYENDAQTLTSDTEANLLKFKELMGILKEAELQRWNDIKKSFRKNQQLKSVGGEDRMAQAILQLANVGEGLQDIREAMNAGIGRLTEEKTETNLDQYAREFSERFQNLSESLHAIQAALSSGTKDVTTLFEKSLQSRETQQAAAEKPAVEPDDRITVVNKIPRSLLNVLETQFDLMQGWMQPLLNSSQANQAEFQELKDLVKRCMKDYNALIKRVDDE, encoded by the coding sequence ATGGCGGATTCAGAAAATCATACATCCGAGACTGCAGCCGACAATGCGGACGCCATTGCGCTGGAGAGCAGTACGTATGAAATCATTCAGAACCGTCTGCAGAGTCGTGGTAAGGAACTGCAGTCCCGCCTGTCGCAACTGAATGAACGTCGCAAGGAAGTCTTTGGTTCGATTGAAACCCGGTTACTGGGTAGCGATCGGATTACGACCGAGCACAACTGCGTGCCCCGCGATATGCTGGCGGTCGGGAACCGGTTTCTGTTTGGCTACAACGTACGTTTCGGGCTGAAAACAGAAATCCAGCTGAGTGATGTGTTTTCAGTCTACGAATTCAAAGACGGAACTTATCACAACCTGCCCCTGGATCTGATTCAGGACCCGGCGTTCGAAAAAGATTTCAAGGACATCTACCGCTACTATAAGAATGCGACCTTTGCCAAGTTTTTTGTCAAAGGACCTTTTTTATACATGCTGTTCAAGGTGGGGCAGGGAGCCCGCGATTTTAAAACATTTAAATGGGCCTTCCAGGAAGATCAACTGGTCTATGTGGATAACCGCAGCGATCACGAAGTCGAGTATCCGCCCCAGCAGGAATTTGAGTGGGTGCGGACGCACCGCGATCTGCATTATTCGGGCGTGCATCCGCACATCTCGATTGATGACCGTCTGTTTGTGGAGACCATTGGCGGCGACCTGACCATCAAGATCGAGAACAACACCGATACCGGTGAGGGTATCTATGCGGAACCTGTGGAAGACCCGGATCAGACGCTCGATGATGCCGAGATTTTCTATGCATTGATCGGCTCACTGATTCTGCTCAAGATTCGTCCTTATAAAGAATCAAAATTTCGCTATTTCATCTACAATGAAAAGCTGCAGCAGGCCCGGCGGCTGGATTCGATCAAGGATGCCTGTATTCTGCTGCCCGATGATCATGGCCTCGTGTTTTCCAACGGCTATTATCTGCAGAACGGGGATTCGAAGACGTTTGAAACCGACCTGCAGGACATGCTCTACCAGGAACGGATCGCGGCACCGAACGGGGAAGACTTCCTCTACGTCTTCTATCAGCCCGAACAAGGCATCCATGTGCTCCTGCAGTACAATGTGATCGAACAGAAACTCGATACTCCGATGATCTGTCATGGGTTTACGCTGTTCGAAGGGGGCGAGCTGATCTGTTTCTCGGGGCAGGGAGAGCCACAAAAACATCACACGATTCAGCTTTGGAAAACGCCTTACGTCAGCGAATCGTTTGAAGTTCCCCACAAGACCGATTCCTATCTCAATAAAATCGGCAATAAGGACATTGTCCGCGGGATGGCAGAGTGCCATGAACTCCTGGGACTGATTTACCGCAGAGACGCTTACGAAAATCTGTATGTCGATCTGGTGAAACAGTCAACGGATGTGCTGGATTCCTATTTCTGGATCAATCATCAGGATACGTATGCCCTGGGTGAAGTGGTTCTGGAGATCAAGAAAGCTGCGGAAGCTGCGGTCACCGAGTATGAAAAGGTTCTGCAGCTCAGGCAGAATACCAGGAAGAAGACAGCCGAAGTCGAAACTCAGACCCGCGAAACCCTGGTCGCCATCGATCATCGCCGGTTCGATCAGATCGATGATTTCGTCCAGAGTCTCGCCAGCCTGCGAAGTCTACGGGGGGATGTCATCTCCCTGCGAGATTTGCGGTATGTCGATGTGACGCTGGTCGAAAAGCTGGAAGCCAAAGTCAGCGAACGAACCGAAAAACTGGCCGGACGTTGTGTCGAGTTTCTGCTGCGAAAAGATGCCCTCAAACCGTACGCCGATCGGATCTCTGCTGCGTCTGAGAAGATCAAAACGGTCGAGAAGGTCGCCGACGCTCGGAAGGTGGAAGAAGAGATCGAAGCCAGTTCCGGTGAACTGGAGATGCTGATCGATATTGTCAGTAATCTGAAAGTGGAAGATACCACGCAGCGGACGGCGATCATCGACAATATCTCCGCTAATTTCTCCCGCATCAATCAGAGCCGGGCCGCGCTGAAGAATCGCATCAAGGATCTGATGTCGGTCGAAGGCGTCGCTGAGTTCAATGCCCAGATCAAGCTGCTGAACCAGGGAGTCGTTAACTACCTGGATGTCAGTGATTCCCCTGAGAAGTGTGATGACTTCCTGACGAAACTGATGATTCAGGTTGAAGAGCTGGAAGGCCGGTTCGCTGAATTCGATGAGTTCGTCGAGCAGTTGACGGAGAAGCGGGAAGAGATCTACGCGGCGTTTGAATCGCGCAAACTGGCGATTGTGGAAAGCCGAAATAAGCGGGCCAACTCGCTGGCGAAATCGGCCGAACGGATTCTGACCGGCATTCGCAGTCGGGCAGAACAGCTCGAATCGATCAACGAGATCAACGGTTACTTTGCCTCGGATCTGATGATCGACAAAGTGCGGGATATCGTACGGCAACTGGGTGAGCTGGAAGACACCGTCAAGGTGGACGACATCCAGAGCCGATTGAAGAGTATTCGCGAAGACGCGGTCCGGCAGTTGAAAGACAAGCAGGAACTGTTCGTTGATGGCGAAAATATCATCCGGCTGGGCAATCGTAATTTTACCGTCAATCGTCAGTCCCTGGATCTGACCACGGTCATGCGGGACGATGTGCTGCAACTGCATCTGACGGGGACTAATTTCTTTTCTGAAATTGAAGACGAACGGCTGCTGGCGACCCGCGATGTCTGGAACCAGGAACTGGTCTCCGAAAACAGGGACGTTTATCGCGTTGAATACCTGGCCTATATGCTGTTGAATTCACTGGATTCCGATCCGGAAACATCGCTGGAATCGGTGCTGAAACTGACCGATGAAGAACTGCTGGCATTCATTCAGAAGTTTATGGGGCCCCGCTACAGCGAAGGCTACGTAAAGGGAGTGCACGATCAGGATGCGCTGCTGCTCGTCAAATCGTTGCTCAAGATTAAGCCGGCCCTGGGACTGTTGCGATACCAGCCTGCGGCTCGATCTCTGTCTAATCTCTATTGGAATTACTTCTGTGCCCCGGAGCTGAAAACGCTGTTTGAATCGCAGCTCTCTGGTTTTGGTCGCATCATGCAGGTCTTCCCACAGACCGGAAAACAGCAGTACTATATCAGCGAACTTCAACAACAGCTGACGGAGTTTGTACAACGGCTGCATTGTTTCGAACCGGCGCTGGTTCCCGAGTCTGCAGAGTATCTGTTCCAGGAACTCGTGCACGGCAATCAATTCGTGGTCAGTCAGCGGGCGGGAGAGCTGTTCCAGGAATTTGAGAAGTACTTAAAACACAATAACGCACTGGAACGATTCCAGGAGAGTCTCGAAGCGACTCATGCCAATCCGTTGAACTGGTTTCTGCTGGCCCGGGACTGGGTCGGCGCTTACCTGGATCATCTGAATTCCGATGAAGACAGAGATTACCGGGATGAAATTGCCTTGCTGCTGCTGGCGGGCAAACTGGATCGTCAGCGACTGATCGATGCCCGGGTGACCGATCAGATCAGTGGGCTCTCGGGTTCGCATTCCCGGATTCAGCAGGGCGAATATCACCTGCACTATAACCGGTTCATGCAGCGGTTGAATGAATTCCAGCAGGTGAAAGTGCCCCGCTTCGAATCCTATGTCACGCTCAAGAAAGAAATCGTCGACGAAGCCCGGCATGCGATGCGACTCGAAGAGTTTCGTCCGCGGGTGCTGACTTCGTTTGTCCGCAACCGTCTCCTGGATGAAGTTTATCTGCCTGTGATTGGCGATAACCTGGCCAAGCAGATGGGGGAAGCGGGCGAACAGAAGCGAACCGACCGCATGGGACTGCTGATGCTGGTGTCTCCGCCGGGTTATGGTAAAACCACGCTGATGGAATACATCGCCAACCGCCTGGGGATCATCTTCATGAAGATCAACGGGCCGGCCCTGGGACACCAGGTGACCTCGCTCGATCCCGCATCCGCACCGAATGCGGGGGCCCGGGAAGAGGTGAAGAAGCTGAACCTGTCGCTGGAAATGGGTGACAACGTGATGATCTACCTGGACGACATTCAGCACTGTAATCCCGAATTCCTGCAGAAGTTCATCTCTCTGTGTGACGCCCAGCGGAAGATCGAAGGGGTCTACGAAGGGGAGACTCGGACCTACGACCTGCGGGGACGCAAAGTGGCGGTCGTCATGGCAGGAAACCCATATACCGAGAGTGGGGAAAAGTTCCAGATCCCCGACATGCTTTCAAACCGTGCCGACATTTATAACCTGGGTGAAGTGATAGGCGAGCATGCGGATGCGTTCGAAATGAGCTACCTGGAAAACTGTATTACCTCGAATCCGGTTTTGAATCCGCTCTCGTCACGCAGTCAGAAAGACGTTTATACGATCATTCAGATGGCCGAAGATGGAACCGGCGAACGGGGCGACCTGGAAGGCAACTATTCCGTCGAAGAACTGAACGAGATGGTTTCCACGATGAAGAAACTGATTCGGGTTCGCGACGTGATTTTGAGTGTGAACCGCGAATACATCCGTTCTGCGGCCCAGTCAGACGAATACCGGACCGAACCGGCGTTCAAACTGCAGGGGTCCTACCGTAACATGAACCGCATCGCCGAGAAGGTATTTGCGGTGATGAATGACAGGGAACTGGAAACGCTGATTGTTTCCAATTACGAAAACGACGCCCAGACCCTGACCTCGGATACTGAAGCCAACCTGTTGAAGTTCAAGGAACTGATGGGCATCCTGAAGGAAGCCGAGCTGCAGCGCTGGAACGACATCAAAAAGTCATTCCGCAAGAATCAGCAGTTAAAGAGTGTGGGCGGTGAAGATCGCATGGCGCAGGCCATTCTGCAACTGGCGAATGTGGGCGAAGGACTGCAGGACATCCGCGAAGCCATGAACGCCGGCATCGGCAGACTGACTGAAGAGAAAACAGAGACCAATCTGGATCAATATGCCCGCGAATTCTCGGAGCGGTTCCAGAATCTTTCCGAGAGCCTGCACGCCATCCAGGCTGCCCTGAGCTCAGGGACGAAAGATGTGACGACACTGTTTGAGAAGTCGCTGCAGAGTCGTGAAACACAACAGGCGGCGGCTGAGAAACCGGCTGTGGAACCCGACGACCGGATTACCGTGGTCAATAAGATTCCCCGCTCACTGTTGAATGTGCTGGAAACGCAGTTCGACCTGATGCAGGGCTGGATGCAGCCTCTGCTCAATTCTTCGCAGGCCAACCAGGCCGAGTTCCAGGAACTCAAGGATCTGGTGAAACGCTGCATGAAAGACTACAACGCGCTGATTAAACGCGTGGACGACGAGTAA
- a CDS encoding flotillin family protein: MSISVLQLPTAQLLGVDLFSGSIFTAIVVIGVVLAGFAMALSRFYRKVGPEEALVRTGVGNLKVANGEGIFVIPILHRADQMDLSVKRIEIARKGEAGLICRDNIRADIEVAFFVRVNNTSNDIRNVAQSLGCKRASSRDALIELFDAKFSEALKTVGKHFDFVELYNERDKFKEEILKIIGTDLNGYILDDCAIDFLEQTPLEKLSPTNILDAEGIKKITDLTAREHVLSNNITREKEKTIKKQDVEAQETILELERQRVEAVEKQKREIASLTAREEAEARQVEHQERLKAESARIRTDEELSIAEENKLRQIIVAQKNKERTDAVETERVEKDRLLEVTERERVVGIADIEKDKAIEVEKRNIQEVIRERVIVERAVVEEEERIKDTHEFATADRLKQVTVTKAEMEAQENLVKEVKAAEAQKSSAELLAEKMVIEAEAEKTATEKKSDAIKVMAEAKTADGAAEGLADAQVMIAKATATEKTGQAEANVMMAKAEATEKTGTAEANVMKLKFSSEANGIEEKANAMKLFDEVGRDHEEFKIKLNKEKDIELAAISAQQEIAEAQAGIVGEALKSARIDIVGGETTFFDKIVDSIKSGKSIDRFVHNSETLTDIKNTFFNGNPDYFEDQLQTFISRFGMSFEDAKNLSIAALISQLLVQAESDEDRSTLNRLLATVKNLGISDQKVSSFMKAKVES, from the coding sequence ATGTCCATATCGGTACTTCAGTTACCCACAGCTCAACTGCTGGGGGTCGATTTATTCAGTGGGTCCATTTTCACCGCAATTGTCGTGATCGGGGTCGTGCTGGCTGGTTTTGCGATGGCACTTTCCCGTTTCTATCGCAAGGTTGGACCGGAAGAGGCTCTGGTACGAACCGGGGTCGGGAACCTTAAAGTTGCCAACGGGGAAGGGATCTTTGTAATTCCGATCCTGCACCGTGCCGACCAGATGGACCTCTCGGTCAAGCGGATCGAAATTGCCCGTAAAGGGGAAGCGGGGCTGATCTGTCGGGATAATATCCGGGCCGATATCGAAGTGGCTTTCTTCGTGAGAGTCAACAATACTTCGAATGACATTCGCAACGTGGCTCAATCACTGGGTTGTAAACGTGCTTCCAGCCGGGATGCCCTGATTGAACTGTTTGATGCCAAGTTCTCAGAAGCTTTGAAGACGGTCGGTAAGCATTTTGACTTTGTTGAACTCTACAATGAGCGGGACAAGTTCAAGGAAGAGATCCTCAAAATCATCGGCACCGATCTGAACGGGTACATTCTGGATGACTGTGCGATTGACTTCCTGGAACAGACTCCGCTTGAGAAGTTGAGCCCGACCAACATTCTGGATGCGGAAGGGATCAAGAAGATTACCGACCTCACCGCCCGGGAACACGTGCTGTCGAACAATATTACGCGGGAAAAAGAAAAGACGATCAAGAAACAGGACGTGGAAGCCCAGGAAACGATTCTGGAACTGGAACGTCAGCGGGTCGAAGCGGTTGAGAAACAGAAGCGGGAAATCGCATCGTTGACGGCTCGTGAAGAAGCCGAAGCTCGTCAGGTAGAACATCAAGAGCGTCTGAAAGCCGAATCTGCGCGGATTCGCACCGACGAAGAACTGTCGATCGCCGAAGAAAACAAACTCCGCCAGATCATTGTGGCTCAGAAGAATAAGGAACGGACCGACGCGGTCGAGACCGAACGGGTTGAAAAAGACCGGTTGTTGGAAGTCACGGAACGTGAACGGGTCGTCGGCATCGCTGATATCGAGAAAGATAAAGCGATTGAAGTCGAAAAACGGAACATTCAGGAAGTGATCCGCGAGCGGGTGATTGTCGAACGAGCCGTGGTCGAAGAAGAAGAACGCATCAAGGATACGCACGAATTCGCGACTGCAGACCGTTTGAAACAGGTCACCGTGACCAAAGCGGAAATGGAAGCTCAGGAAAACCTGGTCAAGGAAGTCAAAGCAGCCGAAGCACAGAAGTCGTCTGCCGAACTGCTGGCCGAAAAAATGGTCATCGAAGCCGAAGCCGAAAAGACGGCAACCGAAAAGAAATCGGATGCGATCAAAGTCATGGCGGAAGCCAAAACGGCCGACGGTGCCGCAGAAGGTCTGGCCGATGCCCAGGTCATGATTGCCAAGGCAACCGCCACCGAGAAGACCGGTCAGGCCGAAGCCAACGTGATGATGGCCAAAGCCGAAGCGACCGAGAAGACCGGAACCGCGGAAGCCAACGTGATGAAGCTGAAGTTCAGCTCGGAAGCCAATGGTATCGAAGAGAAAGCCAATGCGATGAAGCTCTTCGACGAAGTGGGCCGCGATCACGAAGAATTCAAGATCAAACTCAACAAGGAGAAAGATATCGAACTGGCAGCGATTTCGGCTCAACAGGAGATCGCCGAGGCTCAGGCCGGTATTGTCGGCGAGGCTCTCAAGTCGGCCCGGATCGACATCGTGGGTGGCGAAACCACCTTCTTCGATAAGATTGTGGACTCGATCAAGAGTGGTAAATCCATCGATCGCTTCGTGCACAACAGTGAAACCCTGACGGATATCAAGAACACGTTCTTCAACGGAAATCCGGACTACTTTGAAGACCAGCTCCAGACCTTTATCTCCCGGTTTGGCATGTCCTTCGAAGATGCCAAGAACCTGTCGATTGCCGCTTTGATCTCACAGCTGCTCGTTCAGGCCGAGAGCGATGAAGACCGTTCGACGCTGAACCGCCTGCTGGCGACCGTCAAAAATCTCGGAATCTCCGACCAGAAGGTATCCTCCTTTATGAAAGCCAAGGTGGAATCGTAA
- a CDS encoding enoyl-ACP reductase, with translation MGLFEGKKGLVFGIANDHSIAWAITEKLYDEGAEMAFTHLPDKDPERPRMERRLRKLVEPRGAEIMIPCDVTKEEDLDKVFEKVKAEYGQIDFLLHSIAYAPMDDLKGPVYNVSRDGFKLSMEISVYSLITIARRAREILKPGGSMLTLSYLGGEKVIPGYNVMGICKSALENTVMYLANELGPEGIRVNSLSAGPLKTLSSSAVGEFDVMMKLYSTMSPLRKNITPDDVGKAGMYLLSDLSSGVSGENHHVDSGYHIMGAPPIELQQMEG, from the coding sequence ATGGGGCTTTTTGAAGGTAAAAAAGGTCTTGTATTTGGCATTGCAAATGACCATTCCATCGCCTGGGCGATTACAGAGAAGCTGTATGATGAGGGAGCCGAGATGGCTTTCACACACCTTCCCGATAAAGACCCCGAGCGTCCCCGCATGGAGCGTCGGCTGAGGAAGCTGGTAGAGCCTCGTGGGGCAGAGATCATGATTCCCTGCGATGTGACCAAAGAAGAAGACCTGGATAAGGTGTTCGAAAAGGTTAAGGCTGAGTACGGACAAATTGATTTTCTGCTGCACTCAATCGCCTATGCTCCCATGGACGACCTCAAGGGACCAGTTTACAACGTCAGCCGGGACGGATTTAAGCTCTCGATGGAAATCAGCGTTTACAGCCTGATCACCATCGCCCGTCGTGCCCGCGAAATTCTCAAGCCGGGCGGCAGCATGCTCACGTTGAGCTACCTCGGCGGTGAGAAAGTGATTCCCGGTTACAACGTCATGGGGATCTGCAAGTCCGCCCTGGAAAACACCGTAATGTATCTGGCCAACGAACTCGGCCCTGAAGGCATTCGTGTGAACAGCCTGAGTGCTGGCCCACTGAAAACACTCAGCTCCTCAGCCGTGGGTGAGTTCGATGTGATGATGAAGCTCTACTCCACCATGTCACCCCTGCGTAAGAACATTACCCCGGATGACGTCGGTAAAGCAGGCATGTACCTGTTGAGCGACCTCTCGAGTGGTGTTTCCGGTGAGAACCACCATGTCGATTCGGGTTACCACATCATGGGTGCTCCACCAATCGAATTACAGCAGATGGAAGGCTAA
- a CDS encoding sigma-70 family RNA polymerase sigma factor has product MHRFDANLNSLFQEAEEQGFLTFQQVHTFLPDEGGDPSLIEYIVVGLEERALDLIDDPNADIDEEEVSAMDTSADTDPEASSNSDDDDDSNSSMVEADTSLSSRDPIRMYLSQMGNIPLLSRSREIFLAKKIEITRKRFRRTVLESDFALKIAIDTLEKVYAGELPFERTLRTSDTEDATKDQIMGRMPFNIATLQALMEKNRDDFEKLESGEAGKVEQREIRKRMRIRRQKMATLCEELCLRTQRLQPVLKRIHQIAGRMREVQEQLEDFRQLRHKTTDTRLLERELAELTTMVVESADDFQSRSREIKRRFDDWTEAKQQLSGGNLRLVVSIAKKYRNRGLSFLDLIQEGNAGLMRGVEKYEYRRGYKFSTYATWWIRQAITRAVADHARTIRIPVHMFQSISTLKARSEQIRQETGREPTMEELADSVGLGVEETERIMKTWKHPISLDTPVGESEDSSFGDFLEDGHESSPADAAMREMLKDKIEHVLKSLTYREREIIRLRYGLGDGYSYTLEETGRIFKVTRERIRQIESKALRKLQHQTRSAHLRGFVDAIFPNKEDEENQTEEGVQSEQESSSMVGALE; this is encoded by the coding sequence GTGCACCGTTTCGATGCCAATCTGAATTCATTATTTCAGGAAGCGGAAGAACAAGGTTTTCTAACATTTCAGCAGGTTCACACGTTCCTGCCTGATGAAGGTGGCGATCCGTCTCTGATCGAGTACATCGTCGTCGGTCTGGAAGAGCGTGCCCTGGATCTGATTGATGATCCGAATGCAGATATCGATGAGGAAGAAGTATCTGCGATGGATACATCTGCAGATACGGATCCGGAAGCTTCGTCCAATTCAGACGATGATGACGATTCCAATTCGTCGATGGTGGAGGCAGATACTTCTCTCTCTTCACGCGATCCCATTCGCATGTATCTCAGCCAGATGGGTAACATTCCACTGTTGAGTCGTTCACGTGAAATTTTTCTGGCAAAGAAAATCGAGATTACGCGGAAGCGGTTCCGCCGCACCGTGCTCGAATCTGACTTTGCACTGAAGATTGCCATCGATACTCTGGAGAAAGTTTACGCGGGTGAACTGCCCTTCGAACGCACGCTGCGAACTTCTGATACTGAGGATGCCACCAAAGATCAGATCATGGGCCGGATGCCTTTTAATATCGCCACTTTGCAGGCGTTAATGGAGAAAAATCGGGACGATTTTGAAAAACTAGAATCAGGCGAAGCCGGCAAGGTCGAACAACGCGAGATACGCAAACGCATGAGAATTCGTCGTCAGAAAATGGCGACCCTTTGTGAAGAGCTCTGTCTGCGAACTCAGCGTCTGCAGCCTGTCCTGAAACGCATTCACCAGATTGCCGGTCGGATGCGTGAAGTGCAGGAGCAGCTGGAAGACTTTCGGCAGTTGCGTCACAAGACAACGGACACACGCCTGCTGGAACGCGAACTGGCAGAACTGACAACCATGGTTGTTGAATCGGCTGATGACTTTCAGAGTCGTTCACGTGAAATCAAACGTCGCTTCGATGACTGGACGGAAGCCAAACAGCAACTTTCCGGCGGTAACCTGCGACTGGTTGTTTCGATCGCCAAGAAATATCGTAACCGTGGCCTGAGCTTCCTCGACCTGATCCAGGAAGGAAATGCCGGCCTGATGCGGGGCGTTGAGAAATACGAATACCGCCGTGGTTACAAGTTCTCAACTTACGCTACCTGGTGGATTCGTCAGGCAATTACCCGTGCCGTTGCCGACCATGCCCGGACAATTCGTATTCCCGTTCACATGTTCCAGAGCATCTCGACCCTCAAAGCACGCAGCGAACAGATTCGTCAGGAAACCGGTCGCGAACCGACCATGGAAGAACTGGCTGATTCCGTTGGACTGGGTGTGGAAGAGACTGAGCGGATCATGAAGACCTGGAAGCATCCGATCAGCCTGGATACACCCGTCGGAGAAAGCGAAGACAGCAGCTTCGGCGATTTCCTGGAAGACGGACACGAATCTTCACCCGCCGATGCCGCGATGCGGGAAATGCTCAAAGACAAAATCGAGCACGTGCTCAAAAGTCTGACCTATCGCGAACGGGAAATCATTCGTCTGCGTTATGGTCTGGGTGACGGTTACAGCTACACCCTCGAAGAAACCGGTCGTATCTTCAAGGTGACCCGCGAACGTATCCGTCAGATCGAATCCAAGGCCCTGCGGAAACTGCAGCACCAGACACGAAGTGCCCACCTGCGTGGGTTCGTGGATGCCATCTTCCCCAATAAGGAAGATGAGGAAAATCAGACAGAAGAGGGTGTTCAGTCAGAACAGGAATCCTCCAGCATGGTCGGAGCTCTGGAATAA